The genome window CCAACCTCGCATACCCAGCTGCGACGAGAGTTTCCAGTAATCTTCGGGAATGGAATCAAGGCTCGAAAGGATGAGACGTGCCGCCAGCGGCAGATTGAAAAACACATGGGCGATGAGAATGCCGGTCAGGCCATATATATTGGGAATGACATCGAGGCCGAGGCCACGGAAAGCTGCAGCGAGCAGACCGTTGCGACCATAAATGCTGGTGATGCCGAGGACCGCGACAAGTGCGGGCAGGGCCAGCGGCAGAGCGAAGAGCCGCAGGATCATCGCGCGTCCGGGGAAATCCGGATGCGCGTGCAGCGCGCGGGCAAGCGGAATGGCAAAGGCCACCGAGAGCAGCATGGAAAGGATCGCCTGCAGCAGTGTGAAGCGCGCGATCCTCCACAAATAACTGTCGAAGGCGGCGAAACCTTCCGTGCTGCCACGCAATGCTTCCATTGCAAGACTGAGCAACGCGCCGCCCGCGAGCACGGCCAGGAATGCGAGGGCGAGGGCCCCCGCCAGGGGTTTCGGTGAGCGGGCGGATATCACAGCGTTACAGGCTCATGGCAGACAGCCATTCATCGATCCAGGCCTTGCGGTTCCTTGAGACTTCCTCCGGCGAAAAGATTAATGTCTTTTCCGGTTTTACCAGCGTTTCAAAAGCCGGATTGAGCGGCGCGCTTGTCTTGGCGGCCGGGAACATCCAGTTGTTTTCCGGGATCGCATCCTGGAATGCGGTGCTGGTGATGAACGCCAGGAACTGCGCCGACAGCGGATTTTTTGCGCCGTTCACTGTTTGCGCGGCTACTTCCACCTGCAGATAATGACCCTCTTTAAATGCGGCAGCCTTGTAGCGTTCAGTCTTCTCCGCAATCAGATGATAGGCGGGCGAAGTGGTGTAGGAGAGAACAAATGGCGCTTCACCCTTGGTGAACAGGCCATAGGCTTCCGACCAGCCGGGCGTTACCGTCAACACGCGGTCCTTCAGCTTGCCCCAGGCTTCGCCAGCCTTGTCGCCATAGACCGATTTCACCCAGAGCAGCAGGCCGAGACCGGGTGTCGAGGTGCGCGGGTCTTCGATGACGATCTTCTGTTTCGGATCGCCTTCGACCAGTTCTTTCAGACTCGTGGGCGGATTTTTCAGTTTTTCGGTGTCATAGATGACGGCGAAATAACCATAGTCATAGGGAACGAATGTATCGTCCTTGTAACCTCCAGGAATGGCGATCGCACTGGTGTCGATGCCATGCGGTGCAAAGAGACCGGTTTGGCTGGCCTCATAGGTCAGGTTCGTGTCGAGGCCGAGAACGATATCGGCCTTTGTCGACGCCCCCTCAAGTTTCAGCCGGTTAAGCAGCGCAACGCCATCGGTGACTGCCACGAACTCGACGGTGCAGCTGCACTGCTTCTCGAAAGCGTCCTTGACTTTCGGACCTGGACCCCACTCTGCGGTGAAACTTTCATAGGTATAGACGGTTAGCTTGCCGTCGGCCTTTGCCGGGGCTGTCAGGCCGAGCGCCAGCGCGCCAACCAGAATTGCTGATTTCACAAGTGTATTGAACGGCCGCATCGGCGTCTCCTATGGTTACAATTCAAAAGGATTGATGCGCCGGCTTTTCCTGCCGCGTCTAATCCCTCCGCCGGTACAAACCGGATCAGGTTCCGCGGGTTGGCAGGATTTCTCCCAAAGCCTCTCAGCCTGTCTCAGTTGGACAGGCACCCCGTTAGAGCGTTGCAAACATTAAAGATAAAGCTGCAGCGGCGCAAGCAGGGTTACCTTGCTGTCTAACGATATACGCCTCCTTTGCCACGCCCGCCTTTGCGTCTGGCCATTGAGTTGGTGGGAAAGACGGGCGGTCGTCGAAGCGCGTCTTTTGGTAGTGATATGCGATCCGAAGACCGCCCGTCCGGCGTTTTTCTATCGCATCCGTTCCGCGTCGCGACGGCAGCGGCCGGGCTCGTAGCCCTTACCTGACCCACCGCCCCTCACAGTGCTCGTCCAGCACGCACCGGTCCTAGTACCGGCAGGGGAACCCTTGGACGCAACTTCCCCGGACAGCGGGTCATCCGTTACCCGCCATCGGAGGCGCCGATCCTCTCCCCGCTTCGAACGGCTCCGGAAGCAGTTCCCCGTGGAAAGGACCGAGTTAGAATAGCTGAGGTTGGAGGGTGTTGGATAAGTTGGCGGGAATATTTGAAAGCGGTGGGATCGTGCAAGGTTCGACCGGCACCTTTCTTCTCCAACAATGCAGGTGCCTCCCTCTCCGTCATCCTCGGGCTTGACCCGAGGACCCATGGCAAAGGGGCGAGAATTTATCCACCATCCCGACGCGATCCAGGGAACGAAACCGTCAACGCAAACGGCCATTGGGAATTTCACTTTGCTGGAATGCGTTGCGTGCCGTGATATCTCAGTCCTTCTCAACCGTGGGTCCTCGGGTCAAGCCCGAGGATGACGGAGAGGGAGGCGCTTTTCGATCACGGCAAGATCATCGCGAAACGATCCCTCTCTTGAATTTTCCAAGGATCACGTCGGGATAGTTTCGGTCCCGCTCCATCAAAGCTATGCGGCTGACCTTACCCATGCTATGGGCGATTCATGAGCAAATTCGTTATTCTTCTCGGCGGAATCGTCCATGTTACCGACCGTCTCCGGCAGCTCGTAGCCGGGGCCCGGGTTCTGGCGGCAGACGGGGGTATTGCGCATGCCGAAGCGCTGGGTCTCACACCGGAGCTCTGGCTTGGCGATTTTGACTCGACATCTCCTGAGCTCGATGCCCAGTACGCTGATGTGCCCCGTTCGGTTTTCCCCGCAGCCAAGGACATGACCGATGGTGAGCTGGCACTGAATGAAGCCTGGCGGCTCGGTGCCACCGAAGTCATCCTCTGCGGTGCGTTCGGCGGTCCGCGCACCGATCACACACTCCTGCATTTGACGATGGCGACCCGTTATGCGGCCGAAGGACGAAAGCTCGTTCTCTCCAGTGGCAGCGAGGAGGCGCACCCGCTGGTTGCAGGTTCCCATGACTTCGATTTTGCCGACGGAACCCCCTTCAGCATTGTTGCATTTACGCCATTGCAGGGGCTTTTTATCGAGGGCGCGCGCTGGCCTTTGGAAAATATGGAACTTTTTTTTGGTTCATCCCTTACAGTATCGAATGCTGTGTGTGGAAATCTCCACGTATCGCTCCATTCGGGTAAAGCAATCCTGATTGCTGCCCCGCAAGTTGCCTAACGCTTGTAAAACAAAGCGGAAAGTGTAATTGTTGCGGCACAGCATTGGGGACGCAAGCTGGTGAGTTTGGTTTTTAAACGGGAGAGGTCTTCCATGTTGAAAAGTTTGTCTACGATCGCAGTTGCAGGGCTTTTGGCACTTTCCGTGGCCGGTTGTACAACAAGTGACCAGCGTATAGCAGGTTACGGCGTTGGTGGTGCCGCATTGGGTGCATTGGCCGGTGGTGCAATCACAGGTAGTGGCCGCGGCGCTCTCGCCGGTGCTGCGATCGGTGGTGCTTCGGGTGCTGTCGTTGGGGCCGCAACCAATCCTCGATCCAGCGGCTATTGCACTTATCAAAATCGCTATGGCGAACGTTATCGGGCTCCTTGCCGCTAATGATCAGCTGACGTTCCGAATAAAACAGGCCGGGCATCTCCGGCCTGTTTTATTTTGGAGGTGGCACAGGGCTGTGCAATCTTTCTTCTGCCGCATTAGCGAAGCAGGGTCGTGCCCTCAATATTGTGAAGTGAGAGGATTGATTATGAAATTTCGTCTGACCGCCATAGCGGTTTCTGCCCTGCTGGCAGTGTCTGTTGCCGGTTGTGCGACAAGTGAACAGAATCAACGTGCCGGGACGGGCGCCTTGATTGGTGGCGGTGTCGGTGCGCTGGCCGGCCAGGCTCTCGGGCGTGATACGAAGAGCACGATTGTCGGTGCTGCCGGTGGTGCGCTGCTTGGTGCGGCTGTCGGAACAGTGACGACGCCGCGCGGACAGGAACAGAATCTGTGCCGTTACCAGCGCCGGGATGGTTCGATTTATACGGCCCCATGCGAAGGCAATGGCGGCGGGGCCTATGATGGCGGCGGTTACAGCGGCGGTGGCGGCTATAGCAGCGGCGGCGGCGGTTACTAACCGCAGCTTTGCTGAGTTAATTCAAACAGGCCGGAATTTCCGGCCTGTTTCATTTGACAGCGGCGGCATTCTCGCCGACAAGGCCACGTTCGGGCGCCGTGACCGGTTTCCGATCGTTGCTCCAATTCCCAGAACTGAAAATTTCCATGGCTCCACCTCTTCTTCGCCTTGACCGGATCGCACTGACATTTGGCGGCACACCGCTTTTAAGCGATGCGGCCATCTCCGTCGGTGAAGGCGATCGCATCGCGCTTGTCGGGCGCAATGGATCGGGTAAATCGACGCTGTTGAAAATTGCCGCCGGCTTCATTACGCCAACCGATGGCGAAGTGTTCAAGCATCCGGGTGTAACGGTACGCTATCTGGCACAGGCGCCCGACATGGAAGGTTTTGCCAACGTCCGGGATTACGTCGAAGCGGGTCTCGGGCCTGCCGACGATCTGTACCGCGTCAGTTATCTGCTCGAGCATCTCGGCCTGACCGGCGACGAAAAGCCCGACAATCTTTCCGGCGGCGAAACGCGGCGTGCGGCATTGGCCAAAGTCCTGGCACCGCAGCCGGACATTCTGTTGCTCGACGAGCCGACAAACCATCTCGACCTGACGACGATCGAATGGCTGGAAGATGAATTGCGGCAGATCCGCTCCGCCATGGTGGTGATCTCGCACGACAGGCGGTTTCTGGAGAATGTCAGCCGCTCGACGATCTGGCTCGATCGCGGCGTCACGAAGCGCCTGGACCAGGGTTTCGGCGCCTTCGAGGAATGGCGCGACAAGGTCCTCGAAGAGGAAGAGCGCGACCTGCACAAGCTCGGGCGCCAGATCGTGCGCGAAGAGCATTGGTTGCGCTATGGCGTGACAGCCCGGCGCAAGCGCAACATGCGCCGGCTCGGCGAGCTTCAATCCATGCGCAGTGAGTTCCGCAATCATCGCGGGGCTCAGGGCAAGGCAGTGTTGAAGGCGAGCGATGCAAAGGAATCCGGTAAGCTCGTCATCGAAGCGGAACATCTAGTCAAGGCCTATGGCAGCAATGTGCTTGTCAACGACTTCTCCACGCGGATCCAGCGTGGAAACTGCGTCGGCTTCGTCGGTCCGAATGGTGCGGGAAAGACAACGCTTTTGTCGATGCTGACCGGGGTGCTTGCCCCGGACAGCGGCTTCGTCAAGCTCGGCACCAACCTCGAGATCGCCATCCTCGACCAGAGGCGCGACAGTCTCAATCTCGAACAGACGCTTTCGGACTATCTGACCGACGGGCGCGGCGAGAATGTCATCGTCAATGGCGAACAGCGCCATGTCGCTTCCTATATGAAGGACTTCCTGTTCCAGCCCGAGCAATTGCGCACGCCCATCCGCGAACTCTCCGGTGGTGAGAGAGCGCGCCTGATGCTGGCGCGGGTTCTCGCCCGCCCGGCCAATCTGCTGGTCCTCGACGAGCCGACCAACGATCTCGACATGGAGACGCTCGATTTGCTGCAGGAGCTGGTGGCGGGTTTTGCCGGCACCGTGCTTCTCGTCAGCCACGACCGCGATTTCCTCGACAGGACGGTGACCTCGGTCATTGCGCCCGAAGGCGATGGCCGCTGGCTGGAATATGCGGGTGGCTATACGGACATGCTGGCGCAGCGCAAGGAAGCGCTCGCAACGCGCAAGGATCTGAAGAGCGCCAAGCCGCAGGCTGTCGCAGGTACGCAGCCGGAGAAGGTGCAGGTGCAGCGCGAGGAGAAACGCAAGCTCTCCTACAAGCAGAAATTCGCGCTTGAAACGCTGCCGGGAAAGATGGAGGCATTGCACGCCGAAGTTGCGGCGCTTGAGAAGAAGCTGGCGGATCCCGACCTGTTCAGTAAAAACCCGGCCCTCTTCAACAAGACCGTCGAAGAAATCGGCAAGAAGCGGCACAATCTTGAAACAATTGAGCACGAATGGCTGGAGCTCGAAATGCTGCGCGAGGAGATCGAGGGCTAATTCGCCTTCGGCGCGAGCTTGGTTGCAAGCGTCTCAATACGGGACGTCACCTCTGACAGAACGCCGGTGATCGCTGCATCGTTCTTGTCGGCCTTTAACAAGGCTTCGTCACGGCTCTTGCGCAGCGCTTCGGCCTCGTTTTCAAGTCCCTTGACACGCATTTGCAGTTCGTTGAGCTCGTCCATCACCATGATGCCGGCCATGACGGTCAGGCGCAGATCGCCGATCTCGCCAAATGATGATTTGAGATGGGTGACATAGCGGTCGAAGCGCTCGGCGAGGCCAGTCAGATGCTGTTCCTGGCCCTCATCGCAAGCCATTCTGTAGGCTTTGCCATCAATCGTAACGGTTACAGTGGCCATGCTCGTCTCTTCCCAGCTCTATCGATCAAGTACAGTCCGGATGGATTCCATCGCGGCCACAAGACGGCGGGAGACCTCCTTGTTCGCCGCTTCGAGACGCTCGGCCCGTCCTTCCGACGCATCGAGCTCCTGGGCCAGCTTGCGCCGGTCCATGTTCATGCGCTGGACCTCTTCTTCGGCTTCGGCAAAATCGCCCTCATGTTCCAGGCGCATTTCAACCGCATCCTCAAGGAGGGTCAGGGCTTTCCCCAATCTTTCAAGAACCTGTTTGAGGGTGGCTTCCGATGCCATTTTCAACGTTTCCCCATGTGTTACTCTTTTACGCGAATCGCAAAAAGAAGAACAGCTTATGTTCAAGAGTCTAGAGGTTACATCAACGCCGCGTCAATCAATCCGCGTTGTCATCGTTCATTCATGCACTGATAATAATCCTTTGCGACGATTGACCTCGCTTTTCTACGGAGCCGAATTGACCGATATTACCGCGTGTTCATCCGGGTTTTATTGACTCCCTGATGACACCTGCTATGTGTCGCGTGCCTTTTGGATTTGGTCTGACCGGCTTCCAGAAACGGCATCTCCTTTGCTCCTCGAAAGACGGTAAACATGACCAATTCTGAAAAATCCAACCAAATGGCCAATGCAATCCGCTTTTTGTCGGCAGATGCAGTGGAGAAGGCCAATTCGGGCCATCCGGGCCTGCCCATGGGCGCAGCTGACATTGCGACCGTCCTTTACACCCGCTTCCTCAAATTTGATCCCAAGTCGCCGCACTGGGCGGACCGCGACCGTTTCGTGCTCTCGGCCGGCCATGGCTCGATGCTGCTCTATTCGCTGCTGTATCTTACCGGCTACGAAGACATGACCATCGACGAGATCAAGAATTTCCGTCAGCTCGGCTCGCGGACGGCGGGGCATCCCGAATATGGTCACGCGTCCGGCATCGAAACGACGACCGGCCCGCTCGGCCAGGGTCTTGCCAACGCCGTGGGCATGGCCCTGTCGGAGCGTATCATGAACGCGCATTTCGGCGATGATCTGGTCGATCACCATACCTATGTCATCGTCGGCGACGGCTGCCTGATGGAAGGCATCAGCCAGGAGGCGATCGCTCTCGCCGGTCATCTCAAACTGAATAAGCTCATTGTTTTCTGGGACCACAACAACATCTCCATCGATGGTCCGGTTTCATTAGCCGACAATACGGATCAGTGTGCACGCGTCGAGGCTTCCGGCTGGAATTCCCTCCAAGTCGACGGCCATGATCAGGAT of Phyllobacterium zundukense contains these proteins:
- the thiB gene encoding thiamine ABC transporter substrate binding subunit gives rise to the protein MRPFNTLVKSAILVGALALGLTAPAKADGKLTVYTYESFTAEWGPGPKVKDAFEKQCSCTVEFVAVTDGVALLNRLKLEGASTKADIVLGLDTNLTYEASQTGLFAPHGIDTSAIAIPGGYKDDTFVPYDYGYFAVIYDTEKLKNPPTSLKELVEGDPKQKIVIEDPRTSTPGLGLLLWVKSVYGDKAGEAWGKLKDRVLTVTPGWSEAYGLFTKGEAPFVLSYTTSPAYHLIAEKTERYKAAAFKEGHYLQVEVAAQTVNGAKNPLSAQFLAFITSTAFQDAIPENNWMFPAAKTSAPLNPAFETLVKPEKTLIFSPEEVSRNRKAWIDEWLSAMSL
- a CDS encoding glycine zipper domain-containing protein; this encodes MLKSLSTIAVAGLLALSVAGCTTSDQRIAGYGVGGAALGALAGGAITGSGRGALAGAAIGGASGAVVGAATNPRSSGYCTYQNRYGERYRAPCR
- a CDS encoding DUF4164 domain-containing protein codes for the protein MASEATLKQVLERLGKALTLLEDAVEMRLEHEGDFAEAEEEVQRMNMDRRKLAQELDASEGRAERLEAANKEVSRRLVAAMESIRTVLDR
- a CDS encoding thiamine diphosphokinase; this translates as MSKFVILLGGIVHVTDRLRQLVAGARVLAADGGIAHAEALGLTPELWLGDFDSTSPELDAQYADVPRSVFPAAKDMTDGELALNEAWRLGATEVILCGAFGGPRTDHTLLHLTMATRYAAEGRKLVLSSGSEEAHPLVAGSHDFDFADGTPFSIVAFTPLQGLFIEGARWPLENMELFFGSSLTVSNAVCGNLHVSLHSGKAILIAAPQVA
- a CDS encoding cell division protein ZapA, giving the protein MATVTVTIDGKAYRMACDEGQEQHLTGLAERFDRYVTHLKSSFGEIGDLRLTVMAGIMVMDELNELQMRVKGLENEAEALRKSRDEALLKADKNDAAITGVLSEVTSRIETLATKLAPKAN
- a CDS encoding YMGG-like glycine zipper-containing protein; its protein translation is MKFRLTAIAVSALLAVSVAGCATSEQNQRAGTGALIGGGVGALAGQALGRDTKSTIVGAAGGALLGAAVGTVTTPRGQEQNLCRYQRRDGSIYTAPCEGNGGGAYDGGGYSGGGGYSSGGGGY
- a CDS encoding ABC-F family ATP-binding cassette domain-containing protein, with amino-acid sequence MAPPLLRLDRIALTFGGTPLLSDAAISVGEGDRIALVGRNGSGKSTLLKIAAGFITPTDGEVFKHPGVTVRYLAQAPDMEGFANVRDYVEAGLGPADDLYRVSYLLEHLGLTGDEKPDNLSGGETRRAALAKVLAPQPDILLLDEPTNHLDLTTIEWLEDELRQIRSAMVVISHDRRFLENVSRSTIWLDRGVTKRLDQGFGAFEEWRDKVLEEEERDLHKLGRQIVREEHWLRYGVTARRKRNMRRLGELQSMRSEFRNHRGAQGKAVLKASDAKESGKLVIEAEHLVKAYGSNVLVNDFSTRIQRGNCVGFVGPNGAGKTTLLSMLTGVLAPDSGFVKLGTNLEIAILDQRRDSLNLEQTLSDYLTDGRGENVIVNGEQRHVASYMKDFLFQPEQLRTPIRELSGGERARLMLARVLARPANLLVLDEPTNDLDMETLDLLQELVAGFAGTVLLVSHDRDFLDRTVTSVIAPEGDGRWLEYAGGYTDMLAQRKEALATRKDLKSAKPQAVAGTQPEKVQVQREEKRKLSYKQKFALETLPGKMEALHAEVAALEKKLADPDLFSKNPALFNKTVEEIGKKRHNLETIEHEWLELEMLREEIEG